The Pyrus communis chromosome 5, drPyrComm1.1, whole genome shotgun sequence region AATCGGCGTTTGACTTTCTTGGGATATTTGAGGAATCTGCCTCCTCTGTTTCTCTTTCTCTGACTGCGCACTGCCAAAAAACAAAGAATCTGTTCCGACAATGGAGAGCCAGAGCCAGAGCTCGTGCCTGTCGTACGAGAAGATCAACGGCGTCGCCAGTTGGCTTGGGACCCACGTGGCATCCGCCTTCTTCGCCTCCCTTGAGCGCTGCTCCTGCATCAACCTCTCCACCTCCGACGACCACGAAACCAACCCCGAGGAGGCCCACGACCGCCCCCTCATGCTCTTCGCCTCCCGCTCCGTCAACCTCAGCGACCACCGCCCTCACTACGTTTCTTCCACTTCctccgcctcctcctcctccgccccTCCACCGAACGACGTCGTCAACCTCCCCGTCTGAATGGGTGAATCGGATAGGTTGGGGTCGTTTTGTTTCTTCTCTCTATGGGTTGTTCTCTGCATCTTGAATATTTGTGGGTTTCAATGTGTCCTTTTCAGGTTGTGAAGTTTGAGGTTGGATCGGGAAAATTGGGGTTGgatttgttgtttgtgtgattaaaaattaaaatgcttttttttttcttttcttttttctttttttttttaatctctgtGTGTTGTTTGTTGCTTCTCTTCCAAGTGATATGCAATTGGTATCGATGTGAAGGAAAATAGAAAGTCTTTCTGAAATTTTAtgggtttgatttgatttcttaTTGTGATCGTTCTATAAAGAATAATTTGTGTTTTGGAATGTGAAATTGTGAATGGATTACTGAAGAATATCTAGCAATTTGGTCAGTTGGTCATGACGTAATAGTGTGATCTCTTTTTTGTAGTCAAATTTCAATCTCTTATCTCAGAGAATAACAAAAGATGTGACGCGGTACGAAGCTAAAAGGATTACAAGCATAATTCCTCGAAGAACAAAACTGAAAGGTTGTCTgatgatttttaaattttattgaaaGATGATTACAATGGAAACAGCCAATGGCTTAAATAATCGGATTACAATTCTTAGGACAACTCAAAGGTGTTAAGTAATTAAACGATATTAATCAAACAAGAATTGAAAGATCTGATTTTTATTACATAATTAAAATGGCAATTTTGGAAGCCTAAACAATCGTTTTTGGTATTAAAGACGGGCACATGGTACTATGATTTTTGTTCAACTCGCGGTTTTTTATAAAAACGATATATTATACACCTGATTCTGACACCAAAATATTTATTATCGTTCTTTATGTCACCGTATCGAATTAATTCAacatttttcaactttaattcttctttttcagaatttgaaacattttattttattttatgttttttgttgGGCATGTCTCATATGTGTCCTACATCAAGATGACATATGTGGATAGATAGGCAAGTTGGTCATGGCATAGTAGTTTGTTGGCCTCTTTTTCTCCAGGGTTTGAATCCCTATCTCGTAAAATGACGAAAGATGATATGTGGTGTGTTAAGCTAATTAGCCACGGCATGGTAGTGTACCTGCCCCTCATCTCTTTTTTTCTAGGGTTTGAATCCCTATCTCGTAGACTGACGAAagatgatatgtggtgagttaAGTCAATTAGCCACGACATGGTAGTGAACCCGCCCCTCACAACTCTAGTTCGAATCTCCCATATcgtaaaatatcaaaaaattacATGTTTAGAACAGTTTGCTAGGGCATTGTTGATGTAGCTCTTTGATAAGTTCGAATCTTCCATATCCAAGGATGAGGAATGTTCTAGATTTAGCAATTGGATCACTCATTTTGGGCCTACGGATAGGCCTTGTTGCGGGCTTAGGGCAACTCTAACCCTAAAAGTCTATTGGGTTATAAACAACTTAATTCCCTTTAGTGAACAGTAACTACCTTTAGTGAACAATAACTGTCCTATTGCATTTTCATCCCTAAATTGAATAGCTCAGGCTAttggtattatttttttttaattttttataaaataaaagataattttatttttgaattcagataataataaaagattggttcaaagtattgaaatgtggtgtaaggtggaagaacATGATtaagtatttatagaaaaagaaattttttattttttattgtaactgACGCCACCATAACATCAACCTAATGTCACACCTCTCAAGCATTGAGCCAAGCGATTTGGGCCTGGTGAGGATGTCGGGCTCCCCCGAACCCCAATGGATTGCCTATCCCTTAGGATATTTGAAtgggctggagttgctcttatgtTTCATGGGTTGGATACATGGGCTACTTATCTCCCAATATTTGCAACAAAAGAACAAACATCCATGAACATGCTAATCCGGCTTCCCCTTTTCTTAAAAAGGTTGTTTTCCTTTCTTAAACTCCAAACAAAATAAACTTTAGAGGTTACAAAACCAATTAATCTAACTTCTAATCTTAATTATAATGTTCTGTCATACCCAAAAGAAGATGGAGGAGTGACAATTATCGTATGTCGGTTTGTCGGAGATTCGGATTTAGACCCGATAAAGTAAGTTTTGTCAAGCTAATCACGCTCATAATTCATCATGTGACCTCCCaacttttctcaatttttttttatgggttCGTTGAATGTTGTCACCTTGTACAATTGTCCTTGAATAATGCAAGCTTGTTGGCCAAAAGTAGAAGATAAACAGTTCAATAATTGATGTTAATTTGTTTTGTGCTCCTTCCTTTTCACTTTATAATTCCCACTAATACATGTCTCATGTCCCCCTCTTCATAATTAGTCATATGCTTTTTTCTCCTTGTCTCCTAATTGAATCTTTGATACTTTGATTATCTCCACTAAACTGAAAATCACTTTAACGACATAAACTTACCTATAGCATGTCACTGTGAAGGTATTCCAGACTAATAATGCACTTGGACGATAGTTGGAGTCGACGGCTCTCCTAGGATTCCCTCATCTAAGAGGATCAATTTCGCCCTTGCGACATCATAGGTGAGTCATgtcaaaagttaaaacacttgACAATACATTTTAGGTTTGGGAAACAGAAGAGCGATAAAATGACGTCCCGATGCAAACAAGTAATGTTGAGTCCATTTTACTTTTAGGAAGACACATCAGTTGTGTAATTGTATACTTTTTCTACTGTGGTATTGCCATTTCATTTAGAGCAAGAACATGCAGGAAAAAACTACATGAATATTTCATTTACATATCAGAAAGAAAAATTGCATTTGACATTacaaaaaaatctcaaaaggaCTTCCTGTTAAGTTAACAAAATCGCTAACGATGCGAGGCTAGACTAAGCTGATGTTAGACTAAATTGACAGTGTAAATATACAAAGGTCTACGTCGACGAAAACCCGGTTAGGAGTGCTCATCCTTGGACACATGAGCTCCCGCAAATCATATTCCCGTTAGACATGTCTTCTCCGAAAGACTGGATGGTCTTTGAGTTTCCAGCCCCTGGCTGAGGCAGTGAGCAACTTCGGACGAAATGGATTCCTGCACATTCCCACTGCCAACCAAAGCTCGCCGACCCTACCATGAGATGGACCAGACATGGCAGACAACAATTCAATCATTCTAACCGGCGAGCACGATGGAATGGTGGAGTTCCCCACCATCTTTTCCCCAAACGAATTCCAGCCACCCCCTTGAATCCCTATCCATTATCTTGGAGAACAAAGATGTTCTACAAGGCCCACAGGCACCTGAATTATATAGATATAATATCTCATTGGCTCTCTCTTAACAAATGACTTCACATCTAAAATTTGAGAACCGGCAGACCAAAAACATCCCACATTGGCTATAATTATACCATCTGGACAAGCTAACCTCGGCCACTGGCTGATTCCGAATTGGATTACATCACAACCATGGAATTTCAGCCACCTGTCAAGACATAAAATGGTCACCGTCACCTCTGAAATCTGACAAGGGGCCCATCGGAGAACCAAATTCTCAAGGTCATCGATCGTGCACATGCCTGCTAGAGTTGTCAACCTGACCCTGCTGTGGCCATTGATGCTGCCAAAGGTAATGTCACTCATCAATCCATTAGATTTGCATCTGGTAATGAACCAAAGCAGGCACTACGCGATAAGTTTACTGCAGAGGGGATAGCTACAACTCTACGAAAACCATGCCAAAGACCACAAAAGTATCAAACGGTTACTGGTAAACCATAATTGTGGAATGATCTGATCCGTCCATCCCATCCTGCAGTAACAATAACCATACCCCATGCATGTGAACTGGATGTGTTCTGGCAAGAAGTTTTAAGAAACTTGTACTCGGATTTGTGCATAGTAGATTGCTTTGCCAGTGGGCTCGAAGTTGGAAGCTTCTCCTCTGGCCAAGTCGCAGATCCCTTGGGAATAGACTGAAGGAAAGAATCTTGGCTGAGAGAAAAACATGCAGGTGAGGAAAAAGGCAATCTCTCTGGTAAATTCTCATCGACAGCCTGAAATTGCCTCTCATTTTCTACGGTCCCACATTTAAATCCAGACCAAGGTATTGCCACAGAAACATTCGTGGAAAAGCGCTCACAAGATCTTATCTTTTTTGCTTGAGAGAGCACTCGTTCTTCATGATTATTGCAGTTCCATACATATACACTAGAATCCTCATTAACCGAGACTATATGTTTCCCATCTGAAGTGAAAGTAGCAGATGTCTGGTTTCCTGCATTTCGTTGACGAGAGACGAGGTTTAGAAAAGAGAAACGTATAAAATTCATAAGCCAGATGCTAAAACAGTGATATGCACAATGAACTGCCTCTAGAAAATCAGAGTGGTGGAAACcaataaaataagaaacaattACAACTAAAAGTACCAAGTTATGCAACTACCTGCATACTTGCCGACCACAGATAGACCATGAAGAATTCTGACCTTTGAATCGGCACAAGTGACCATCACTTTGCTAGAGTCTTGTGGGAAAAACtgtataaaataacaaaaattactGAACTTCAGATCCCCTATTGAATAGGTAAAGTGATgtgtaaaagaaaacaaaacagaaaacacAGCAGTCAGgaagttaaaagaaaacaaaacagaaaacacAGCAGTCAGGAAGTAACTACCTGGAAGCCTGTAATCTTTCTGCACGGGGACTTCTTTTTACTTTGCAAGCATAATTGAGCATCCAATTGCAAATGATTATCTGTTCCAAGATACAAATAACTACTTCATCAGtacaaactcaaaattgaaaCGTCGCATTAGTTATGATAGAATTAATAAACCAGCATCATAAACTCCAAGTGAGCAGGGGCATCTACTCAGTTTCTAGGCAAAGGACGTGAATAATTCGGAGGAGGGTGAGGAATGCAGGTCTAGAATGTCGAAGCATACCTGATATATTATAAAAGCGGCAACTGCCTGTCATTGAGCCAACAATTCCTCCCTGCACAAGAAATCAACGGTGTTTGAATAAGCATTACTTAATATGTGAGGATACATATACATTTCTACATAATTGAAGGGCAAGAAAATCACCAAACCTGCCCATCAGGGCGATAGCACACCGCAGTAACTATATCTCTTATATCACTCCAATCAACAACTTGGCAGCAAGAAATTCCCCAAATACGTACTTTGCCATCTATTGAACCACTGATGAAGTAATTCTCATCCACTGGATTAAATTGAACACTGGTCACTGCATGATCAATAATAAACGAAAAATGGTAAGAGGTCAAGCCAAGCCAATATATATAATCATAGACAATAGACAGCAGCTCACCATAATTACTATGGGAAAAGACTTTGAGGCAACTACCGCATCCCACTTGCCAAAGACGAACAGTTTTGTCAACCGAAGATGACAGAAGATACTGCATTCAGAACAAATTAAACATTCTGCCATGTATCagtaaatgataaaaaaattccaGATTACTAGAAACTTAACTGCAATAAAAATAATCACTTACATTACTCCTTGACCAAGAGAGATCCAAGATATCACCACCATGCCCGTGAAATTCATGCAACGGTTTCTCCAATATCCGGAAGACTTTTGGGGGAAAAATAACACAAGCTGAATCTGATGTTTTCCTAAGGCTACTTGATTTGCCTATTGTATCCTTTTCCGAAAATAGTGGATTTAGTTCAGAGAGATGATTCACTGTGAAGTAAATGCAGGATGGATCTATTTCCGGAATGTCATGTTCATTAGATCTCTCATCCTCCACCACTTGCCAGACACGCAGAATCCCATCTTCACCAGCACTTGCCAAGTATTGTCCATCGGGACTGAATTTCATTGCCAAAATTGCGCCCTCATGTGCCTGGATATCTTGTCCCATGTAAAGTGCTGAAAGTTCCTTCAACCGCTTCCCGCACTGGCGAACCTTAACTCTTTGTGCCCTGAACCCCATGATTGCAGCATTGTCATCGTGTGCCAATTCATCATCCTCCCCTTGCCTATCAACAAGGCATGCGATGGACCGCAACCTACTCAACCACCCCTTCTTAGCTCTCTTCAGTATCCCAGCTCTATTGTTCGCCTCCTCCATTCGATTCTCCGTCAATTGTAGAgacaatgaagatgaagaacaAGAAGTGCGCTCGGACTCTTTGGTCACTTCTTGACCTTCACGTACCTTCCCATCCAGCCTCACTTCCTCTGCATTACACTCCAATGGCTTCCCTAAATTCCCATCTCTACATGCAGAATCATCCTTCCAATCCAACTCAATTGAGGAATAAATGGAGTAGTCATTACGCCGACATGACACAAATGACCGACTCAAACAATACTCATCCTCAACACATGAGGTGGTTCTCAACACAGCCCCGCTactctctctaactctctcaACCTCCCCTGCTACATCACTTGCTATTTCCACTGAAGTCTCTCGATCCGCGCTCAGTCCCATCCACTCCCGAAACTTAACCCGCCGCTCCTTCACACTTCTCGGGGTTCTATTCCACACATCATACGGAAAACCAGCTGGAACCCAATTGGTGAAGGAAGAATTGGAATCAAATATCTCAATGGTTTCAGACCCTGCATCGGATGTTGATGCAATTTCCTCTTGTGCATCAAAGAATCCacaatcttcttcctcttcactAAAGCTACCCATTATTCTTTGAGTTCAACCCATCAGATTCCACATCAAGAAACCAGCATTATAAACCCCAGGCAAAGtgccaaaatccaatccccctcCACACAAGCAACCCAATGGAGTAAGGGTAACTacacaaaattcaaataaaaaaacacaattaACACAGAAACCAAGAGCAGTTCAACACAAAATACTtgttaaattaaacaaaaatggtAATTAAAgcaataaaacaaaaaccaagAGATCCAACATGGATCCCAATCCACACCCATTGAACCTGGTCTTCCACtacaatatataaaaaaatcacaataaaatatgcacaaaaaccccaaataaaaaattaaaaacaacccaaattctaaaaaaaaaaaaagcacttttgAGCACAGAGAAAACCCATTTGCAGAATTTGATGTTCATatgattacaaatttacaatccAATAAACGAGCcagaaaaaggaaattaaataCTGGATTAAGCAAAAGCGTGAAATTTGATTACATGGGTTTGGTTCTATGAGATTGGTATGCAACTGGGGAGGGCATAGATCGAAGCAGCCATGTGTAAATTTTGGAGCTTCCGGGGACTCTCGCTCGCTCGCTCGCTCGCTCGCTCGCTCTCTCGAGGAAGCAAGGAAGCACTCTCTCTGcacaaaaatgaaacaaaaaataataaggaAATAAAGTATTTATTTtagcaaattaaaaagaaaaaaaaaaggtagagaAATAGGCAGGGGCAAAACAGGAAAACGGAGGATTATTCTTGATTTTCGCGATCGATGTCCCGAGAAGCGAGATTTCGAGAGTGCTTCTGCCTTCTGCTTGTgttttgtctctctctctctctctctctctctctagactcTGTTGTCTCTCTAGAAAATAAATGGTAATTTcacctttttcccttttttttttcactccaATCAAATTAATGTTTCAATTACTTTTTTCTTTGTGTGTTAAACTGCCAAAAAGAGAACCAACAAACTTGgtatgaaaaataattataaccaaaataaGAGTGGAGCTTTTGCGATGCTTCTAGGCTTCTAGCTAGGGagagcaaaacaaaatggatTAAGTATAAATAGTTTGTTTACGTAAGTAAATATATCAGCTAATCAAATCAGCATGCTTGTAACAATATGTCACGTTACCAAAACTTTAATAAAACTTTTTCTTGATTAAATCAAAAAGTAGTGTGATCGCGACATTATaagttttaatttgaatttcttttgttgATAAGAATATAACGTCATGCTATCAAAActcaaacaaatttttatttcttaattaaaCAAATGAAATATGAAACATGACATTTTTCGTAGAAAAATAAATGCTCTTGCTATTAATATTACAATCATACGCTGACACTACATGGCTCGAACACCAGGTTAAAATAGTCCATCAAACCCCCTTATGGCaatgaaatatatattttttaatttattaacatGCGCAACCttaacatttattttttatttgcaccTATATGATCTTTTTATATGTTGAATTTTAAACGTTGAAACTCAAATACAAATGaacaaatatttattataattattcgGATATGTGCATTTGTGATTAATTTTTCAACATaacttgtttcttttcttttttttcgcAGCAAAGCATGATTCTTTTAAGCCtgcctttttattttctatggTTTAATTTAATCTTACAAAATATTTGCCGAATAATCAAACGACTCTCAACCCTTTTTATGAGCATTGATATTGATACGATTTTATATAGAACTTTTGCCATAAATCGTGGAGGAACCAAATATTGTCGCCTTCAACCCTCTTTACCccgaaatatttttcttttgattctcttttataaaataaaaatccgATTAGATTGACTTGATTTTAATGGGTTTTTTTGTTGGGGAAaagaaaggggggggggggggggacgagTGGTTTTTTTAGTAATTATATAATTGTAGCATACATAATAATATTAGGTAGTGGCATGAATTTGGTAGGTCACTTTCCACTCCAAGTGGTGGTCAATGCCAAAATTTGTTGACTTGGAATTCCAATTTAGAATAATTGGATGACTTTACTTTATAAAAaagcaaaatatataaaaatgtgAAATATTAAATATCAAATTGGGAAAATTTGACCATCTAATGAAAGATTGCATGTTATGTTATAGTTTTTAGTAAAATCATTCCTAAATAGAGCCATATATAAAAttttgggttagggtttagaCCTAAATCGAGATTATATACTAATgctagatttttgttttgttttaaaatgcTAGTTGAAAGTCAAATCATGTTTAACAACAAAAGCATGGGAAAAAATGTAAATCTAAATCTAAATTGtaaattatacatatactaGAACTTAGTTCAAAAGAACTATTCATTAACAGTAAAATGGCTAAAATGCCCTTGGTTTCTTCCATGTTCTTGTTCTCTCGCCTCGTTTTCCCTAATTGTTAGGTTAGATGGTAAGGTAATGAATATGCCCTCTTTGTAAGAAACTGGCTACAATACTTAATTTAACTAATTCATGTgaatataaatatttaatacATGCAAGTGTAGTAACTAAATCTATCTTTGTAATGAAATCCGTCAATAAAAATTAGAGTACAGGATACCACcttgtcaaaagaaaaaacaatcaaGCTTTCCCATAGAGCCATATATAATTTAGTGGCAGATCAATGTCACACAACATTGATATTTGTTACCCACTCATTTGCTAACTcaaatttactttattttttagcCTATATTTCAAGGTGAAATTACCATTTCACCATAGCAGGGCATGGGCAATGCTTATGATGCCCTCCAGCCATATAGCCAAACCCGCCCAGGCCGACAGTTCAAACTGGGATATCCTGGAGGATGTCACCTGCGAGAATAGGGCATGGGTTATGCATGGGTTCCATGCAATGCGTCCAACGAATTCAATGATTTTGTCTCTGCGGATTTTCATCGATTTCATGTGATTACAACAGTAATTATTCGGATTTAATCACGAAGTAGGATTCTCTCGTCTCCAAATAGAAAAAGGCAAATAAACAAGTAagcaagagaagagagagaaggggaagaGATTTGGAGATAAGGGAATTCTCCAATAATTActgcataaaaaaattaattgaaaacaTGCACATTTAGGAAAATGATTTATTCTTTATTGCATGCACGTTCTGAGATTATGTAAATTGGTTCCAATTGATTACTGCAGATTTGCAGTGTGCAGCATGATcatttaaaaagaaagaaataggattagtactaATTAGGTGGCTTTGCGTTAGGTTTATGTCACCATTAAGGCCAAACAAACTCTTAAAAGTCAAAAAAGTAAAAGTCGGTTTGTTTCCGCTAAACCGGGCAGTTTACTTAAAAAACGATTTCGTGTGTTTCAGTTTCTGGTTAAACAAACCCTGGTAGTAGTCGGCAGGTAGCAcagctttttgttttctttcttaaaCTCCTTGATCATGTCCTAATTAATGTGCAAGAGAAGAGGCTTGTTTTATAAATTAACCTGCAAAGTAAACGAGTAGAATTGACGGATTGAGATTCACTCTGGTTCTCTGTATTTAGAGCAGCGAGTGGAAAATTTCAGatcatttattttcaattttacgGCTCTTATTAGCTTATTTTATTAGCCtacttgacaaaataaaaaaacttgaataatcccgaatctttttttctttcttttgaacagTTCAGATCTCTCTAACAGCGAGCTCCAAATAAATAGAAACATACGGGACTAAATTAGTTGTTCTTAATCATATGTAAccattaataaaataaagaatactTGAGCCTTGACTAGttataaattaacaaaacctGAGGtctcaatttcaattttttcgaaagacgaatttaaattaaattattataactacTTCATTGTGAAATTGACACTTCCTCACTTTTTAGTATAGATAAAATTGAatgtattaaaaatatatatataaatgttcattcttgtgtttttctttgATGGTGATTTGTAAAAGTCACACTAGACACTCTTGTTTTTATGCATAATAAAGTGAAACATTTACACTTATGATTTACCTTTAGCTTCCACGACTTTAATTGGTGCCAATTGAGCAACATCCCCTTTCATCTTTTTGGATTAAAGTTTAGGGTATAAAATTTCCATTGTATCATACTGGTGATTTGTATTGGGAAATAATTTTCACACATCATTTTTAACGTCTCACACActcatcattctttttatttattaaataaaatgaaatttacaACCGCAATTAAACAAAGATATGTAAGAGGCTAAAAACGACATGTGTTTGCAtttatatatagacacacacatcTTATCAACATTGATCATGCAATTGGGGACTTGTTAATTATATAGTTTAATCTTTCTTGATGCGAGGATCAAGAAAAGGGTACTTAAACTATCATGAATTAGAGTTGATCATACCAAGCAATATGCATCATGCATGAGCAAATACTTGCCTCGACATGACGCTATACATCAAATTCACCAAATCAATCAATCCgggcttttgaaatttaatctaatagttacaaataagaggccctttaaaagttataacaattttagccgttaaatcaaatttgaaggacGTAGATTAGGTGATTAGATGGATTTGGTGGAAAAGATCTGGCGAGGATCCCtttacatatataatatgtattatCCTAAACTATGATTGAGAATAAGCATAAATTCATCAAATAAAagtgtttaatttatattccaAAACATTCCTCCTCGCATATATGCAGGGCATATGCATACGGCAAATTTGCTGTTCATGCCTTGGTATGTGACAATATGTGTCTGTCCTCACATGCATGGAACCAAACAAAGTGTCATGTGGCATGCAATGCACGTATCAAAAGTTGGTGCACCAACAAATAATACACACAATCGAAATACTTAGGGTTTGATTATTGGGTAGCCAACATTACAACTCCAATTGGTTAGCTAGCCTGCAATTTTATGAGTTGTAACGTGTAAACTTGTAAATGCAAGAGCCATAGAAGAGGTACATTACTTG contains the following coding sequences:
- the LOC137733977 gene encoding uncharacterized protein; translated protein: MGSFSEEEEDCGFFDAQEEIASTSDAGSETIEIFDSNSSFTNWVPAGFPYDVWNRTPRSVKERRVKFREWMGLSADRETSVEIASDVAGEVERVRESSGAVLRTTSCVEDEYCLSRSFVSCRRNDYSIYSSIELDWKDDSACRDGNLGKPLECNAEEVRLDGKVREGQEVTKESERTSCSSSSLSLQLTENRMEEANNRAGILKRAKKGWLSRLRSIACLVDRQGEDDELAHDDNAAIMGFRAQRVKVRQCGKRLKELSALYMGQDIQAHEGAILAMKFSPDGQYLASAGEDGILRVWQVVEDERSNEHDIPEIDPSCIYFTVNHLSELNPLFSEKDTIGKSSSLRKTSDSACVIFPPKVFRILEKPLHEFHGHGGDILDLSWSRSNYLLSSSVDKTVRLWQVGCGSCLKVFSHSNYVTSVQFNPVDENYFISGSIDGKVRIWGISCCQVVDWSDIRDIVTAVCYRPDGQGGIVGSMTGSCRFYNISDNHLQLDAQLCLQSKKKSPCRKITGFQFFPQDSSKVMVTCADSKVRILHGLSVVGKYAGNQTSATFTSDGKHIVSVNEDSSVYVWNCNNHEERVLSQAKKIRSCERFSTNVSVAIPWSGFKCGTVENERQFQAVDENLPERLPFSSPACFSLSQDSFLQSIPKGSATWPEEKLPTSSPLAKQSTMHKSEYKFLKTSCQNTSSSHAWGMVIVTAGWDGRIRSFHNYGLPVTV